The following are from one region of the Bacillus thuringiensis genome:
- a CDS encoding lactococcin 972 family bacteriocin, giving the protein MKKKAITFALLGLLAVGSVVPITAKAAETWDYGYNQSKMQWYNHYLHSSLKHYGTITKNGVTYYGPVANPGGWSMLNLDFNGPYAVSYNKHVL; this is encoded by the coding sequence ATGAAGAAAAAAGCGATTACATTTGCTTTATTGGGATTACTAGCAGTAGGTTCTGTTGTACCAATAACAGCAAAAGCTGCAGAAACATGGGATTATGGATATAATCAATCAAAAATGCAGTGGTATAACCATTATTTACATTCTTCGTTAAAACACTATGGTACAATTACCAAAAACGGTGTAACTTACTATGGACCAGTTGCAAATCCTGGAGGTTGGTCGATGTTAAATTTAGATTTTAACGGACCATACGCTGTTAGTTATAATAAGCACGTTCTATAA